In Dasypus novemcinctus isolate mDasNov1 chromosome 23, mDasNov1.1.hap2, whole genome shotgun sequence, the following proteins share a genomic window:
- the LOC131275650 gene encoding tryptase alpha/beta-1-like — protein MLSLLLLALPLLASGVHEAPAPHQALERGAIVGGQEAPKSKWPWQVSLRLHAAFWKHICGGSLIHPQWVLTAAHCVGRAPLVPAEPLPPPYPLRQVKVPVVDNGDCDAQYHSDTSTGDSVRIVRDDMMCAGRAGRDSCQGDSGGPLACKVNGTWLQAGVVSWGDGCAQDKRPGVYTRVTHYLDWIRRYVPEEP, from the exons ATGCTGTCCCTGCTGCTGCTGGCGCTGCCCCTCCTGGCCAGCGGGGTCCACGAGGCCCCCG ccccccaccaGGCCCTGGAGCGCGGGGCCATCGTGGGGGGACAGGAGGCCCCCAAGAGCAAGTGGCCCTGGCAGGTGAGCCTGCGCCTCCACGCGGCCTTCTGGAAGCACATCTGCGGGGGCTCCCTCATCCACCCCCAGTGGGTGCTGACCGCCGCCCACTGCGTCGGACG CGCCCCGCTCGTCCccgcagagcccctgcccccgccctaCCCGCTGCGGCAGGTGAAGGTGCCCGTCGTGGACAACGGCGACTGTGACGCCCAGTACCACAGCGACACCTCCACGGGGGACAGCGTCCGCATCGTGCGCGACGACATGATGTGCGCCGGCCGCGCGGGCCGCGACTCCTGCCAg GGCGACTCCGGGGGCCCCCTGGCCTGCAAGGTGAACGGCACGTGGCTGCAGGCAGGCGTGGTCAGCTGGGGTGACGGCTGCGCCCAGGACAAGCGGCCCGGCGTCTACACCCGCGTCACCCACTACCTGGACTGGATCCGCCGCTACGTCCCGGAGGAGCCCTGA
- the LOC101440448 gene encoding mastin-like, producing MTAISTCEVQAGSHGRDCTCEVKDARGLPGVQARLLPWSQEPVLGGGAPAPTPPLFPVLGDKGAPGPQSRRRHRPGKMLRLLLLALPCLGGSVLAFPAQGPGAELVGIVGGRNAPAGQWPWQVSLRKFNNVNGKWTHVCGGSLIHRLWVLTATHCVMPIILKAWDVRVQVGHVRLYESNQLTRVAQIIRHPKYNVHLGVKGGWDIALLKLEAPVALSQYVRPVALPPASLSVPEMFRCWVTGWGDTWTNRPLPPPWNLQQVEVPIVSNERCRRQYQWVDIPIREDMLCAGATLRDACQEDSGGPLVCYMKSTWLQVGVVSFGQGCGLPNFPGVYARVSSYVPWIRQHVPLQP from the exons ATGACCGCGATATCCACGTGTGAAGTGCAGGCGGGCTCGCACGGCCGGGATTG cacctGCG AGGTCAAGGATGCCCGAGGCCTGCCCGGGGTCCAGGCCCGCCTGCTGCCCTggtcccaggagcccgtcctgggCGGAG gcgccccagcccccaccccgcccctgttTCCTGTGCTGGGGGATAAAGGGGCGCCCGGGCCCCAGAGCCGCAGGCGGCACAGACCTGGGAAG ATGCTGCGGCTGCTgctcctggccctgccctgcctggggggCTCCGTCCTCGCCTTCCCGG cccagggcccaggggcTGAGCTGGTGGGCATCGTGGGGGGTCGGAATGCCCCCGCCGGACAGTGGCCCTGGCAGGTCAGCCTGAGGAAATTCAATAACGTCAATGGCAAATGGACGCACGTGTGCGGGGGCTCCCTCATCCACCGCCTGTGGGTGCTGACCGCAACACACTGTGTTATGCC GATAATATTGAAAGCTTGGGACGTTAGGGTCCAAGTCGGGCACGTGAGGCTCTACGAGAGCAACCAGCTGACGAGGGTGGCTCAGATCATCCGGCACCCCAAGTACAATGTCCACCTGGGTGTCAAGGGGGGCTGGGACATCGCCCTGCTGAAACTGGAGGCCCCCGTGGCGCTCTCCCAGTACGTCAGACCCGTCGCCCTCCCGCCTGCCTCTCTGAGTGTCCCTGAGATGTTCCGCTGCTGGGTGACCGGCTGGGGGGACACCTGGACCAATC gtcccctgcctcccccctggAACCTGCAGCAGGTGGAAGTCCCCATCGTGAGCAATGAGCGCTGCAGGAGGCAGTACCAGTGGGTGGACATCCCCATCAGAGAGGACATGCTGTGTGCAGGCGCCACGCTCCGGGACGCCTGCCAG GAAGACTCAGGGGGCCCCCTGGTCTGTTATATGAAGAGCACCTGGCTCCAGGTGGGTGTAGTGAGCTTTGGGCAGGGCTGTGGCCTTCCCAACTTCCCCGGAGTCTACGCCCGAGTGTCGTCCTACGTGCCCTGGATCCGCCAGCACGTCCCCCTGCAGCCCTGA